The following is a genomic window from Pseudomonas sp. FP2335.
GGTGTTGACCGCCAGCACGTTGATCCGCTCGTTGAGCAGCACTTGCGACACGTCCCGCAGCAAACCGGAACGGTCGTAGGCACGAATGACGATGTCCACCGGATAGGTAAGGACCGGCACCGGGCCCCAGCTGACCTGAATGATCCGCTCCGGCTCACGCCCGCCCAGTTGCAGCACCGAAGCGCAGTCCTGGCGGTGAATGCTCACGCCACGGCCCTGGGTGATGTAGCCGACGATCGCGTCGCCCGGCAACGGCTGGCAGCAGCCGGCCATTTGCGTCATCAGGTTGCCCACGCCCTGGATCTGGATGTCGCCGCGTTTGCCCGGCTTGTAGCCGGTGGCTTTGCGCGGGATCAACTCCAGCTGCTCGCTGCCGCGCTCCGGTTCGACCAGTTGTTGCGCCAGGTTGACCAGTTGCGCCAGGCGCAGGTCGCCGGCACCGAGGGCGGCGAACATGTCTTCGGCGATCTTCATGTTGGCCTTTTCGGCCAGCTTGTCGAAGTCCACCTGCGGCAGGCCCAGGCGGGCCAGTTCGCGTTCGAGCAGGGTCTTGCCGGCGGCGACGTTCTGGTCGCGCGCCTGCAACTTGAACCAATGCACGATCTTCGCCCGCGCCCGCGACGTGGTGATGTAGCCCAGGTTCGGGTTCAGCCAGTCGCGGCTCGGCGTGCCGTGCTTGCTGGTGATGATCTCGACCTGTTCACCGGTTTGCAGGCTGTAGTTGAGCGGCACGATGCGCCCGTTGATCTTGGCGCCCCGGCAGTTGTGGCCGATCTCGGTGTGCACGCGGTAAGCGAAGTCCAGCGGCGTGGCGCCCTTGGGCAGGTCGATGGCATGGCCGTCAGGGGTAAAGATGTAGACCCGGTCCGGCTCGATGTCCACGCGCAACTGTTCGGCGAGGCCGCCAATGTCGCCGAGTTCTTCGTGCCATTCCAGGACTTGGCGCAGCCAGGAGATTTTCTCTTCGTACTGGTTGGACCCGGCCTTGACGTCGGTGCCCTTGTAGCGCCAGTGCGCACACACGCCCAACTCGGCCTCTTCGTGCATGGCGTGGGTGCGGATCTGCACTTCCAGCACCTTGCCCTCAGGGCCGATCACGGCGGTGTGCAGCGAGCGGTAGCCGTTTTCCTTGGGGTTGGCGATGTAGTCGTCAAACTCCTTGGGAATATGCCGCCACAGGGTGTGGACGATGCCCAGCGCGGTGTAGCAGTCGCGCATTTCCGGCACCAGCACACGCACGGCGCGCACATCGTAGATCTGGCTGAAGGCCAGGCCCTTGCGCTGCATTTTGCGCCAGATGGAATAGATGTGCTTGGCGCGGCCGCTGATGTCGGCATCGACGCCGGTAGCCTGCAACTCGGAGCGCAGCTGGTTCATCACATCGGTGATAAAGCGCTCACGGTCCAGCCGCCGCTCGTGCAACAGCGTGGCGATCTGTTTGTATTGATCGGGTTCGAGGTAGCGGAAGGACAAGTCCTCCAGCTCCCACTTGATATGGCCGATGCCCAGGCGGTGTGCCAGCGGCGCGTAGATGTCGAACACCTCGCGGGCCACACGGTTGCGTTTTTCGTCGTCGGCGGTCTTCACCGCCCGGATCGCGCAGGTGCGTTCGGCCAGCTTGATCAGGGCGACGCGTACGTCATCGACCATCGCCACCAGCATCTTGCGCAGGTTTTCCACCTGGCCCTGGGTGCCCAGCACCATCGACTGGCGCGGGCTGAGGCTGGCGCTAATGGCGGCCATGCGCAGCACGCCGTCGATCAGCTTGGCCACCACGGCGCCGAAACGCTGGCTGACCAGCGGCAACGCGATATGCCCTTCACGCACGCCGCGATAGAGCACGGCGGCGATCAGCGAATCCTGGTCCAGCTTGAGATCGGCAAGGATCTCGGCGATCTCGAGCCCGGTGCGAAAGCTCGAAGTGCCTTCGGCCCACAGGTTCTTGGCCGCATTGTCTTGT
Proteins encoded in this region:
- the relA gene encoding GTP diphosphokinase, which encodes MVQVRAHQPINTDGSINLEAWLDHAVSVDPALDREALKAACEFARESEQQDNAAKNLWAEGTSSFRTGLEIAEILADLKLDQDSLIAAVLYRGVREGHIALPLVSQRFGAVVAKLIDGVLRMAAISASLSPRQSMVLGTQGQVENLRKMLVAMVDDVRVALIKLAERTCAIRAVKTADDEKRNRVAREVFDIYAPLAHRLGIGHIKWELEDLSFRYLEPDQYKQIATLLHERRLDRERFITDVMNQLRSELQATGVDADISGRAKHIYSIWRKMQRKGLAFSQIYDVRAVRVLVPEMRDCYTALGIVHTLWRHIPKEFDDYIANPKENGYRSLHTAVIGPEGKVLEVQIRTHAMHEEAELGVCAHWRYKGTDVKAGSNQYEEKISWLRQVLEWHEELGDIGGLAEQLRVDIEPDRVYIFTPDGHAIDLPKGATPLDFAYRVHTEIGHNCRGAKINGRIVPLNYSLQTGEQVEIITSKHGTPSRDWLNPNLGYITTSRARAKIVHWFKLQARDQNVAAGKTLLERELARLGLPQVDFDKLAEKANMKIAEDMFAALGAGDLRLAQLVNLAQQLVEPERGSEQLELIPRKATGYKPGKRGDIQIQGVGNLMTQMAGCCQPLPGDAIVGYITQGRGVSIHRQDCASVLQLGGREPERIIQVSWGPVPVLTYPVDIVIRAYDRSGLLRDVSQVLLNERINVLAVNTRSNKEDNTALMSLTIEIPGLDALGRLLGRISQLPNIIETRRNRTP